The following are encoded together in the Phaseolus vulgaris cultivar G19833 chromosome 9, P. vulgaris v2.0, whole genome shotgun sequence genome:
- the LOC137822896 gene encoding large ribosomal subunit protein eL32z, whose amino-acid sequence MAVPLLSKKVVKKRVKRFIRPQSDRKISVKPSWRRPKGIDSRVRRKFKGCALMPNIGYASDKKTRHYLPNGFKKFVVHNAKDLELLMMHNRTYCAEIAHNVSTRKRKDIVERAAQLDVVVTNKTARLRSQEDE is encoded by the exons ATGGCGGTACCATTGCTCTCGAAGAAGGTCGTGAAGAAGCGCGTGAAGAGGTTCATACGCCCCCAAAGCGATCGCAAGATCTCCGTCAAG CCAAGCTGGCGTAGACCCAAGGGTATTGACTCTCGTGTCAGGAGGAAGTTCAAAGGATGTGCTTTGATGCCCAACATTGGTTATGCTTCAGACAAGAAAACTCGCCATTATCTTCCAAATGGTTTCAAGAAATTTGTTGTGCACAATGCGAAAGACCTTGAGCTTCTCATGATGCATAACAG GACTTACTGTGCTGAGATTGCTCACAATGTATCCACAAGGAAGAGGAAGGACATTGTTGAGAGAGCTGCCCAGCTTGATGTAGTTGTGACAAACAAAACTGCCAGACTACGCAGCCAGGAAGATGAATAG
- the LOC137822895 gene encoding membrane protein PM19L-like encodes MANDQLKPIATLLLGLNFCMYVIVLGIGGWAMNRAIDQGFEIGPGLDLPAHFSPISFPMGNAATGFFVTFALIAGVAGVGSLISGVNHVRSWTSESLPSAASVASIAWALTVLAMGFACKEIQLNVRNSRLKTMEAFMIILSATQLFYIAAIHGAAANSR; translated from the exons ATGGCTAACGACCAATTGAAGCCCATTGCCACCCTCCTTTTGGGGCTCAACTTCTGCATGTATGTCATAGTTTTAGGCATTGGTGGATGGGCCATGAACAGAGCCATTGATCAGGGCTTTGAAATAG GTCCAGGATTAGATCTACCTGCTCATTTTTCACCCATAAGCTTCCCAATGGGAAATGCTGCAACTGGATTCTTTGTGACATTTGCTTTGATTGCTGGAGTTGCTGGTGTTGGATCATTAATTTCAGGTGTCAACCATGTCCGTTCATGGACTTCTGAGAGCTTACCATCTGCAGCTTCAGTGGCTTCCATTGCATGGGCTCTTACTGTTCTTGCCATGGG TTTTGCCTGCAAAGAGATTCAACTTAACGTCAGAAATTCTCGCCTg AAAACAATGGAGGCTTTTATGATTATCCTTTCGGCTACACAGCTTTTCTATATAGCTGCAATCCATGGTGCTGCTGCAAACAGTAGATAA